A single Micromonospora luteifusca DNA region contains:
- a CDS encoding ABC transporter ATP-binding protein produces MLCVERLCAGYGGGIVLHEVSFRVQPGNIQAVVGRNGAGKSTLVHTIAGLVRASSGRIEIGGVHVAGRQPHRIAQSGVGLVPQGRRVFSRLTVAEHLVLAAAPWRAATAGGEGWTVTRILELLPRLAERLRHRGCELSGGEQQMLAIARALLGQPRVLLLDEPCEGLAPDLAARVRGLISALAADGLTVLLVEQQLQHAIEIADRVAVLEYGRLVYDRPTGEARVDPAPLAAMLSVAAVPPPPASRPTPRLWADTP; encoded by the coding sequence ATGCTGTGTGTGGAACGCCTGTGCGCCGGCTACGGCGGGGGGATCGTGCTGCACGAGGTCAGCTTCCGGGTGCAGCCCGGCAACATCCAGGCCGTGGTGGGCCGCAACGGGGCCGGCAAGAGCACCCTCGTACACACCATCGCCGGGCTGGTACGTGCCAGCAGTGGTCGCATCGAGATCGGCGGCGTGCACGTGGCTGGCCGGCAACCGCACCGGATCGCCCAGTCCGGGGTCGGTCTCGTTCCGCAGGGCCGGAGGGTCTTCTCCCGCCTGACCGTGGCCGAACACCTGGTCCTGGCAGCCGCACCCTGGCGGGCCGCGACCGCCGGTGGCGAGGGCTGGACGGTGACCCGGATCCTCGAACTGCTGCCGAGGCTGGCCGAGCGGCTGCGCCACCGTGGCTGCGAGCTCTCCGGCGGCGAGCAGCAGATGCTGGCGATCGCCCGTGCTCTCCTCGGCCAGCCGCGGGTGCTGCTGCTCGACGAACCGTGTGAGGGCCTCGCGCCCGACCTGGCGGCGCGGGTCCGGGGGCTCATCAGCGCCCTCGCCGCCGACGGCTTGACCGTGCTGCTCGTGGAGCAGCAACTCCAGCACGCGATCGAGATCGCGGACCGGGTGGCGGTGCTGGAGTACGGCCGGCTCGTCTACGACCGACCGACCGGCGAGGCCCGCGTCGATCCGGCCCCACTGGCGGCGATGTTGAGCGTCGCCGCCGTCCCGCCGCCCCCGGCCAGCCGACCAACCCCTCGGCTCTGGGCCGACACCCCGTAG
- a CDS encoding ABC transporter substrate-binding protein — protein sequence MPHTTPWRSRALGATLLAVVLTVGTACGDDGSGPSASGSIKIGLLASLSGTYQAVGTEIRDGFQLYLDTHDGKLGGRKVDLVIADEGNGAQTAVPAATKLLKQDRVAALTGIVGGGSVAGVTPLLNETKVPLVGSNGRPELKDVSRVWHTSYLSDEPGEAIAQHVRDNVQGSVYAIGPDYQGGWDELRGFTDTFGKIGGKLANADGKTTFTPFPATTNFTPYFARIKASGAAAVYTFYAGSAAVDFVKQYAQSEIKDVPLYAAGFLTEGGVLNAQGEAARDIYSVLNYSPDLDNAENRAFVAAWKAKHDGSPTTYALASYDAAAVLDRAIGAAGNDPTPEAINTAIGQLGQIASPRGTWQFSTTTHSPVQKWYLRQVRQDGRALSNTVVGDLATVGR from the coding sequence ATGCCTCACACCACCCCTTGGCGCAGCCGTGCCCTCGGCGCCACACTGCTCGCGGTCGTGCTGACCGTCGGCACCGCCTGCGGCGATGACGGGTCGGGCCCGAGCGCCAGCGGTTCGATAAAGATCGGCCTGCTCGCGTCGCTGTCCGGGACGTACCAGGCCGTCGGCACGGAGATCCGCGACGGCTTCCAGCTCTACCTGGACACCCACGACGGCAAGCTCGGCGGTCGAAAGGTCGACCTCGTCATCGCGGACGAGGGCAACGGTGCCCAGACCGCGGTCCCGGCGGCGACCAAACTGCTCAAGCAGGACCGGGTGGCCGCGCTGACCGGCATCGTCGGTGGTGGCTCGGTCGCCGGAGTCACTCCCCTGCTCAACGAGACCAAGGTGCCGCTCGTCGGTTCCAACGGCCGACCCGAGCTGAAGGACGTCTCCCGGGTCTGGCACACCTCGTACCTCTCCGACGAGCCGGGGGAGGCGATCGCCCAGCACGTCCGCGACAACGTGCAGGGCTCCGTGTACGCGATCGGCCCGGACTACCAGGGCGGCTGGGACGAGCTGCGTGGTTTCACCGACACGTTCGGGAAGATCGGCGGGAAGCTCGCGAACGCCGACGGCAAGACGACCTTCACCCCGTTCCCGGCCACCACGAATTTCACCCCGTACTTCGCCCGCATCAAGGCCTCGGGCGCGGCGGCCGTCTACACCTTCTACGCCGGCAGCGCCGCCGTCGACTTCGTGAAGCAGTACGCGCAGTCCGAGATCAAGGACGTTCCGCTGTACGCGGCCGGTTTCCTCACCGAGGGCGGAGTGCTCAACGCGCAGGGCGAGGCCGCCCGGGACATCTACTCGGTGCTCAACTACTCGCCCGACCTGGACAACGCGGAGAACCGCGCCTTCGTCGCGGCCTGGAAGGCCAAGCACGACGGTTCACCGACGACGTACGCACTCGCCTCGTACGACGCGGCCGCGGTGCTGGACCGGGCGATCGGCGCCGCCGGGAACGACCCGACTCCGGAGGCCATCAACACGGCCATCGGCCAGCTCGGCCAGATTGCCAGCCCGCGCGGCACCTGGCAGTTCTCCACCACCACGCACTCACCCGTGCAGAAGTGGTACCTGCGGCAGGTCCGCCAGGACGGCCGGGCGCTGTCCAACACCGTCGTGGGTGACCTCGCGACCGTCGGCCGATGA
- a CDS encoding branched-chain amino acid ABC transporter permease encodes MMAVAAGTNRIDPYLIPALDGVAYGLLVFVAASGLVFCFGVANILNLAHGTLYAIGGYTAAALLDGGWASLALALAVGVLAAAAAGVLLAGLLAPVATGNHLTQALLTFGVALAGGSLLVAGFGPDDPRVQVPAALEGSVVVAGHRYAAYRLVFIVVAAVIAAALYLVMRRTRAGMLVRAAVDDAEMVACLGVSPARIRAGVLAAAGALAGAAGVLGAPIIGPGTDTADTVLLLSLVVVVLGGLGSMAGTLLAALAIGEIQTLGVALLPSAAPFLLFAAMAAVLAVRARGLASRWRAT; translated from the coding sequence ATGATGGCGGTGGCGGCCGGCACGAACCGGATCGACCCGTACCTGATCCCGGCGCTGGACGGGGTCGCCTACGGGCTGCTCGTGTTCGTCGCCGCGTCGGGCCTGGTCTTCTGTTTCGGCGTCGCCAACATCCTCAACCTGGCGCACGGCACGCTCTACGCGATCGGTGGGTACACTGCCGCGGCGCTGCTCGACGGCGGCTGGGCGAGCCTGGCGTTGGCGCTGGCGGTCGGTGTGCTGGCGGCCGCCGCGGCGGGCGTGCTGCTGGCCGGCCTGCTCGCCCCGGTCGCCACCGGTAACCACCTGACCCAGGCGCTGCTGACGTTCGGGGTGGCGCTGGCCGGCGGCAGCCTCCTCGTTGCCGGCTTCGGGCCAGACGATCCGCGGGTCCAGGTGCCCGCCGCCCTGGAGGGGTCGGTGGTGGTCGCCGGCCACCGCTACGCCGCGTACCGGTTGGTCTTCATCGTCGTCGCCGCGGTGATCGCCGCAGCGCTCTACCTCGTGATGCGGCGGACCAGGGCCGGGATGCTGGTGCGGGCGGCTGTCGACGACGCGGAGATGGTCGCCTGCCTGGGCGTGAGTCCCGCGCGGATCCGAGCCGGTGTGCTCGCCGCCGCCGGCGCGCTGGCCGGCGCGGCCGGGGTCCTGGGCGCGCCCATCATCGGCCCCGGCACGGACACCGCCGACACCGTGCTGTTGTTGTCCCTGGTGGTCGTGGTCCTCGGAGGTCTCGGATCCATGGCGGGCACTCTGCTGGCCGCGCTCGCGATCGGCGAGATCCAGACGCTGGGAGTAGCGCTGCTGCCGTCCGCCGCGCCTTTCCTGCTGTTCGCCGCCATGGCCGCCGTGCTGGCCGTGCGGGCGCGTGGTCTCGCCAGCAGATGGAGGGCGACATGA
- a CDS encoding roadblock/LC7 domain-containing protein: MSDQQDLGWLLDSFAARASEVSHAIAISSDGLMVAATRDLPPDRADQLAATGSGLVSLLRGAAAFFDAGAVISNVTQLEGGFMFSMAFNDGASLLVLAAPECDVGKVSYEMTELANRIGDALTPAARAALARSR, translated from the coding sequence GTGAGCGACCAACAGGATCTTGGCTGGCTGCTGGACAGCTTCGCCGCGCGCGCGAGCGAGGTCAGCCATGCGATCGCCATCTCCAGCGACGGCCTGATGGTGGCCGCCACCCGCGACCTGCCGCCGGACCGGGCCGACCAACTGGCCGCGACGGGCAGCGGGCTGGTCAGCCTGCTGCGCGGGGCGGCGGCCTTCTTCGACGCCGGCGCGGTGATCTCCAACGTCACGCAACTCGAGGGCGGGTTCATGTTCTCGATGGCCTTCAACGACGGCGCCTCGCTGCTGGTGCTCGCCGCACCCGAGTGTGACGTCGGCAAGGTCTCCTACGAGATGACCGAGTTGGCCAACCGCATCGGGGACGCCCTGACCCCCGCAGCCCGAGCGGCACTCGCCCGCAGCCGTTGA
- a CDS encoding branched-chain amino acid ABC transporter permease yields the protein MRDEVIRRARGAVAALVLAGLVVAPWVVDDYTTAILARTLALALVGVSVALLTGVAGMPTLGQTAPYAAGAYACVVVGGRISDVGVVQLAVAAGAGAVLAALTVPLVVHARGVIVLMITLAIGELVVTILGRWRSVTGGTDGLAGMPAVRPFWGLPALASDQARYMYTLAVVATLVGAVLLLLRTRAGLLLRAGRDDEARLRASGHRVALHVSGAHIAAGAIAGGAGSLLVVAQQYISPADFGFDTSALLLLGVVIGGTASIGGALVGAALVIAVRDWLFGVLPGHAPLVLGALFVATVYLLPTGVNQARVRLRPSSAAPGHPQSPPARDHAAVPELRA from the coding sequence ATGAGAGACGAGGTGATCCGGCGGGCACGAGGCGCTGTCGCGGCGCTCGTCCTGGCCGGTCTGGTCGTGGCGCCCTGGGTGGTCGACGACTACACGACGGCGATCCTCGCCCGGACGCTGGCGCTGGCCCTGGTCGGGGTGAGCGTGGCTCTGCTCACCGGCGTCGCCGGCATGCCCACCCTCGGCCAGACCGCACCGTACGCGGCGGGCGCCTACGCCTGTGTCGTGGTCGGCGGCCGGATCTCCGACGTCGGCGTCGTGCAGCTCGCCGTCGCGGCGGGCGCCGGGGCGGTGCTGGCCGCGCTCACCGTGCCGCTCGTCGTTCACGCCCGAGGAGTGATCGTCCTGATGATCACCCTGGCCATCGGTGAACTCGTCGTGACCATCCTCGGTCGTTGGCGGTCGGTGACCGGTGGCACGGACGGGTTGGCCGGCATGCCCGCGGTCCGCCCATTCTGGGGCCTCCCGGCCCTGGCCAGCGATCAGGCGCGTTACATGTACACCCTGGCCGTCGTGGCCACGCTGGTCGGCGCGGTGCTGTTACTGCTGCGTACCCGTGCCGGGCTGCTGCTGCGTGCCGGCCGGGACGACGAGGCACGGCTGCGGGCCAGCGGGCACCGCGTGGCGCTGCACGTGTCCGGCGCGCACATCGCCGCCGGGGCGATAGCCGGCGGTGCCGGCTCGCTGCTGGTCGTCGCCCAGCAGTACATCTCCCCCGCCGACTTCGGCTTCGACACGTCCGCGCTGCTGTTGCTCGGTGTCGTCATCGGTGGCACCGCCTCGATCGGCGGCGCCCTGGTGGGCGCTGCACTCGTCATCGCTGTTCGGGACTGGTTGTTCGGGGTGCTGCCCGGGCACGCGCCGCTGGTGCTGGGCGCGCTGTTCGTGGCGACGGTCTACCTGCTGCCCACCGGCGTCAACCAGGCACGGGTGCGGCTGCGCCCGTCGAGCGCCGCGCCGGGCCACCCGCAGTCGCCGCCCGCCCGTGACCACGCGGCGGTACCGGAGCTACGCGCATGA
- a CDS encoding methyltransferase, translating into MATATSDGTYTFDNGAPDAVAQMHALESFLDPITTRRLAHPVLRPGATCWEVGAGGGSIARQIARAIGDAGHVLATDIDPAHLVAKGNLHVRRHDVRTEPPPGDAFDLIHARLVLLHLPERRRVLRTLTGALAPGGWLVVEEFDCTAPQRVLTAPNDDAAKLFAQVMDAMMGVLQEHGADLGWAQDVHTEMTLAGLTEVDTITHSQSWAGGSTGASLYETNSRQLEPDLLAAGLSPDQLHAFRRLVRDPGFAVMSYHLVSTRGRLPS; encoded by the coding sequence ATGGCAACCGCTACGAGCGACGGCACGTACACGTTCGACAACGGCGCACCCGACGCCGTTGCACAGATGCACGCGCTGGAGTCCTTCCTGGATCCCATCACGACGCGTCGCCTGGCCCACCCGGTGCTGCGGCCAGGGGCCACCTGCTGGGAGGTCGGGGCGGGCGGCGGCTCGATCGCCCGGCAGATCGCCCGCGCGATCGGCGACGCTGGTCACGTGCTGGCCACGGACATCGACCCCGCGCACCTGGTGGCGAAGGGCAACCTGCACGTACGCCGGCACGACGTGCGCACCGAACCGCCACCCGGAGACGCGTTCGACCTGATCCACGCCCGGCTGGTGCTGCTGCACCTCCCCGAACGACGGCGGGTGCTCCGCACGCTCACCGGCGCGCTGGCCCCCGGCGGGTGGCTGGTGGTCGAGGAGTTCGACTGCACCGCGCCGCAGCGGGTGCTGACCGCACCGAACGACGACGCCGCGAAGCTCTTCGCGCAGGTGATGGACGCCATGATGGGTGTCCTGCAGGAACACGGAGCCGACCTGGGATGGGCGCAGGACGTGCACACCGAGATGACCCTCGCCGGTCTGACCGAGGTGGACACCATCACCCATTCGCAGAGTTGGGCCGGTGGTTCGACCGGGGCGTCGCTCTACGAGACGAACTCCCGGCAGTTGGAGCCGGACCTGCTCGCCGCGGGGCTGTCGCCCGACCAACTGCACGCCTTCCGGCGGCTGGTCCGTGACCCCGGCTTCGCCGTCATGTCGTACCACCTCGTCTCCACGCGGGGCCGCCTACCGAGCTGA
- a CDS encoding ATP-binding cassette domain-containing protein yields the protein MTADLVIEAEGLVKTFGKTRALQGVDLAVPRGTVLGVLGPNGAGKTTAVRILSTLLTPDGGTARISGFDVVRDAERVRQTIGLTGQYASVDEDLTGRQNLELFGTLLELGRTGARRRAADLLDWFDLTAAANRPAKTYSGGMRRRLDLAASLVGSPDVIFLDEPTTGLDPAKREDMWDVVRSLVDNGSTVLLTTQYLEEADALADAITVIDHGRVIAHDTPEGLKRVVGGQTLEVRPSDPAHLPRTAEILTQVGSGAPADEIRKGVLAVPVTDDAALTESVARFATAGIAVTELSLHLPSLDEVFFTLTGRTASEDDTTRPTEVAA from the coding sequence ATGACAGCTGACCTGGTGATCGAGGCCGAGGGCCTCGTCAAGACCTTCGGAAAGACGAGGGCGCTACAGGGCGTGGACCTCGCCGTGCCCCGGGGGACGGTGCTCGGGGTGCTCGGCCCCAACGGCGCCGGCAAGACCACCGCCGTACGCATCCTCTCCACCCTGCTGACCCCCGACGGCGGGACCGCCCGAATCAGCGGTTTCGACGTGGTCCGGGACGCCGAACGCGTTCGGCAGACCATCGGCCTCACCGGCCAGTACGCCTCGGTCGACGAGGACCTGACCGGACGGCAGAACCTGGAGCTGTTCGGCACCCTGCTGGAGCTGGGCCGCACCGGCGCCCGGCGACGGGCCGCCGACCTGCTCGACTGGTTCGACCTGACCGCCGCCGCGAACCGGCCGGCCAAGACCTACTCCGGCGGCATGCGGCGGCGACTGGACCTGGCCGCCAGCCTCGTCGGTTCCCCCGATGTGATCTTCCTGGACGAGCCGACGACCGGGCTCGACCCGGCCAAGCGCGAGGACATGTGGGACGTGGTCCGCTCACTTGTCGACAACGGTTCGACTGTGCTGCTCACCACGCAGTACCTGGAGGAGGCCGACGCGCTCGCCGACGCGATCACGGTGATCGACCATGGCCGGGTCATCGCGCACGACACCCCCGAGGGGCTCAAGCGGGTGGTCGGCGGGCAGACCCTGGAGGTCCGGCCGTCCGACCCGGCGCACCTGCCCCGAACCGCGGAGATCCTCACCCAGGTCGGCTCCGGCGCGCCGGCCGACGAGATCCGCAAGGGCGTGCTCGCGGTGCCGGTCACCGACGACGCGGCCCTGACCGAGAGCGTCGCGCGGTTCGCCACGGCCGGCATCGCGGTCACCGAACTCTCCCTGCACCTGCCGAGCCTCGACGAGGTGTTCTTCACCCTCACCGGGCGTACGGCATCTGAAGACGACACCACCCGCCCCACGGAGGTCGCGGCATGA
- a CDS encoding acylase codes for MTASTRLGAAAVVLGLILVGLNGPPAGAHQRDRGYSAEIRRASYGVPHITATSYANLGFGVGYVQAEDNLCVIAEKVVTVNGERSRYFGATGPTDANVRSDLFFRKAIDDRSVERLLDGRRDGVHSPSDDVRDQIRGFVVGYNSYLRRTGASRLTDPACRAKPWVRPLTELDIWRTTWASMVRASSRAVLDGIVAAAPPTATGPAAVQDAPGAAAVLAASDGAPAGVGSNAYGIGEAATANRGGMVLANPHFPWDGAERFYRMHLKVPGRYDVEGAALIGDPIIEIGHNGTLAWSHTVSTARRFVWHRLALVAGDPTSYYVDGRPRKMTTRTVTVQVPDRNGGTVPVSRTFHDTHFGPVVVVPGTFDWSADTAYAITDVNATNNRAFDGWLQMGRAETVRDLKRVLDRYQFLPWVNVIAADARGEALYADHSVVPRVTDALAAACIPAPFQPLYASSGQAVLDGSRSACALGADADAAVPGILGPANLPVRFRADYVTNSNDSYWLANPQAPLEGYARILGDERTPRSLRTRLGLDQVQQRLAGTDGLPGRGFTADRLWRTVFGNRVYGGELVRDDLVALCTAQPTGTASNGATVDLRAACAALASWDLHVDLDSRGAHLFTEFTLANGLRFAEPFAASDPVHTPRRLDTANPGVRTALADAVQRLAGIPLDARLGDVQTEPRGDRRIPIHGGRAEAGIFNMIVNNRVPGVGYPKVVHGSSFVMAVELGPRGPAGRQILTYSQSTNPNSPWYGDQTALFSGKGWDTIKYTEAQIKADPNLRTYRVVEGRHH; via the coding sequence GTGACAGCATCAACACGTCTCGGCGCGGCGGCGGTCGTCCTGGGCTTGATCCTGGTGGGCCTGAACGGCCCCCCGGCCGGCGCGCACCAGCGCGACCGGGGCTACTCCGCCGAGATCCGCCGTGCGTCGTACGGCGTCCCGCACATCACCGCCACGAGCTACGCCAACCTCGGCTTCGGAGTCGGGTACGTACAGGCGGAGGACAACCTGTGCGTCATCGCCGAGAAGGTGGTGACGGTCAACGGCGAGCGCTCCCGCTACTTCGGTGCGACCGGCCCGACCGACGCGAACGTGCGCAGCGACCTGTTCTTCCGCAAGGCCATCGACGACCGGTCGGTGGAGCGGCTGCTCGACGGCCGCCGCGACGGCGTGCACTCGCCGTCCGACGACGTCCGCGACCAGATCCGTGGCTTCGTCGTCGGCTATAACTCCTACCTGCGCCGCACCGGCGCGTCGCGGCTCACCGACCCGGCGTGCCGGGCCAAGCCGTGGGTGCGCCCGCTGACCGAGCTGGACATCTGGCGCACCACCTGGGCCAGCATGGTCCGGGCCAGCTCGCGTGCCGTGCTCGACGGGATCGTCGCCGCCGCGCCGCCCACCGCCACCGGCCCGGCCGCCGTCCAGGACGCGCCCGGCGCGGCCGCCGTGCTCGCCGCCAGCGACGGCGCCCCCGCCGGAGTGGGCAGCAACGCGTACGGGATCGGCGAGGCGGCGACCGCCAACCGGGGCGGCATGGTCCTGGCCAACCCGCACTTCCCGTGGGACGGCGCGGAACGCTTCTACCGGATGCACCTCAAGGTGCCCGGCCGATACGACGTCGAGGGCGCTGCCCTGATCGGCGACCCGATCATCGAGATCGGGCACAACGGCACCCTCGCCTGGAGCCACACCGTCTCCACCGCTCGCCGGTTCGTCTGGCACCGCCTCGCACTGGTCGCCGGCGACCCCACCTCCTACTACGTGGACGGTCGACCACGAAAGATGACCACCCGCACGGTCACCGTCCAGGTGCCCGACCGGAACGGCGGCACGGTGCCGGTCAGTCGGACCTTCCATGACACCCATTTCGGGCCGGTCGTGGTGGTGCCCGGCACGTTCGACTGGAGCGCCGACACGGCGTACGCCATCACCGACGTCAACGCCACCAACAACCGGGCGTTCGACGGTTGGCTGCAGATGGGCCGTGCCGAGACGGTCCGCGACCTGAAGCGGGTGCTCGACCGATACCAGTTCCTGCCCTGGGTCAACGTGATCGCCGCCGATGCCCGCGGCGAGGCGCTCTACGCCGACCACTCCGTGGTGCCCCGGGTGACCGACGCCCTCGCCGCCGCCTGCATCCCGGCGCCGTTCCAGCCGCTCTATGCCAGCAGCGGTCAGGCCGTCCTGGATGGCTCCCGCTCGGCCTGCGCGCTCGGCGCCGACGCGGACGCCGCCGTGCCCGGCATCCTCGGCCCGGCGAACCTGCCGGTGCGCTTCCGCGCCGACTACGTCACCAACTCCAACGACAGTTACTGGCTGGCCAACCCCCAGGCTCCGCTGGAGGGCTACGCGCGGATTCTCGGCGACGAACGCACCCCTCGCAGCTTGCGTACCCGCCTCGGCCTCGACCAGGTGCAGCAGCGCCTCGCCGGCACCGACGGGCTGCCCGGCCGCGGGTTCACCGCCGACCGGCTGTGGCGGACCGTCTTCGGTAACCGGGTGTACGGCGGTGAACTGGTCCGCGACGACCTGGTGGCGCTCTGCACCGCCCAACCGACCGGCACCGCCTCGAACGGCGCCACGGTGGATCTGCGCGCTGCCTGCGCGGCACTGGCAAGCTGGGACCTGCACGTCGACCTGGACAGTCGCGGCGCACACCTGTTCACCGAGTTCACCCTGGCCAACGGGCTGCGTTTCGCGGAGCCCTTCGCCGCCAGCGATCCGGTGCACACGCCGCGCCGGCTCGACACCGCCAACCCTGGTGTGCGTACCGCGCTCGCCGACGCCGTGCAGCGCCTCGCCGGCATCCCGCTGGACGCACGTCTCGGCGACGTTCAGACCGAGCCGCGCGGTGACCGGCGCATCCCGATCCACGGCGGGCGCGCCGAGGCCGGAATCTTCAACATGATCGTCAACAACCGGGTGCCCGGCGTCGGCTATCCGAAGGTGGTCCACGGTTCGTCGTTCGTGATGGCCGTCGAGTTGGGCCCGCGTGGGCCCGCAGGGCGCCAGATCCTCACCTACTCCCAGTCGACCAACCCGAACTCACCCTGGTACGGCGACCAGACCGCGCTCTTCTCCGGCAAGGGCTGGGACACGATCAAGTACACCGAGGCGCAGATCAAGGCGGACCCGAACCTGCGCACCTACCGGGTGGTGGAGGGCCGCCACCACTGA
- a CDS encoding ABC transporter ATP-binding protein: MNPLLSAEEVRVRYGSLTALAGVDLSIHDGQRHALIGPNGAGKTTLLNVIGGATKPQRGTVRFDGRDINRLGPAARARRGINRIHQRPAVFATLTATENVVVAALPRVVPQRRWWPGGRRRTAQHRAGPLLERMGLADVAAVPAGHLAHGQRRQLEIAMALAGSPRLLLLDEPAAGLSAAEVGRLVNLLRALPRAIAMLLVEHRLDLVYALSDTVTVLRDGQTLAAGTPDEIRTSPLVRQAYADGVA, translated from the coding sequence ATGAACCCCCTGCTCAGCGCCGAGGAGGTCCGCGTGCGCTACGGCTCGCTCACCGCACTCGCCGGCGTCGACCTGTCCATCCACGACGGTCAGCGGCACGCCCTGATCGGTCCCAACGGAGCCGGAAAGACGACCCTTCTCAACGTGATCGGTGGCGCCACGAAGCCGCAGCGCGGCACGGTGCGCTTCGACGGACGGGACATCAACCGGCTCGGCCCGGCGGCACGGGCTCGCCGAGGCATCAACCGGATACACCAACGACCAGCGGTCTTTGCGACGCTCACCGCGACCGAGAACGTCGTGGTGGCCGCGCTGCCACGGGTCGTTCCGCAACGTCGGTGGTGGCCGGGTGGCCGTCGCCGCACCGCGCAACACCGGGCGGGCCCGCTGCTGGAGCGGATGGGCCTCGCCGACGTCGCGGCGGTGCCCGCCGGGCACCTCGCACACGGGCAACGACGCCAGTTGGAGATCGCGATGGCCCTTGCCGGCAGCCCCCGGCTGCTGCTACTCGACGAACCTGCGGCGGGACTGTCCGCCGCCGAGGTCGGCCGGCTGGTCAACCTGCTCCGGGCGCTGCCCAGGGCGATCGCCATGCTGCTGGTCGAACATCGACTGGACCTGGTGTACGCCCTCTCCGACACGGTCACCGTGCTCCGTGACGGCCAGACATTGGCCGCCGGTACGCCAGACGAGATCCGTACCTCGCCGCTGGTGCGGCAGGCCTACGCCGACGGGGTGGCCTGA